A portion of the Maylandia zebra isolate NMK-2024a linkage group LG9, Mzebra_GT3a, whole genome shotgun sequence genome contains these proteins:
- the LOC143412442 gene encoding uncharacterized protein LOC143412442 translates to MEGREKRALHFLIFVVYLVVSPSPSAGRLRLAGNGSTRCSGRVEIYKSYYNSYSYSYRYTSWGTVCDDGWDLKDAEVVCRELNCGIALEALGSAYFGQGTGTIMLDDVDCSGSETSLNDCRHRGLRTHDCSHSEDAGVVCSETPPEPTISLYSNEVTWGQDVRINCSVSDKFSGGTFILQKTSGSFSQTKPSSTSSVTFNLQNVNFDHDGLYQCQYMKISRRFSSSPVRLTVRLQTPSISLTSPGAGLVWGPEGAEITRGYSFVFTCSINSSFSSGRFILIFSDSNIPDSKPAVNNAASFSFPVAEYEHQGNYSCVYVTVSTRTLSSTATAPITVIIKFPWMRLVLSAVTVVLLLLLVLLVVFLVLRRRRQTQLGYVHNRMTLTICDEDDDVSDKRYGF, encoded by the exons ATGGAGGGCAGAGAGAAGAGAGCGCTGCACTTCTTGATCTTCG TTGTTTATCTCGTGGTCTCACCTTCACCTTCTGCAG GTCGGCTCAGATTAGCTGGAAATGGGTCCACTCGGTGCTCTGGAAGGGTTGAAATCTATAAGTCTTACTATAACTCCTACTCTTACTCTTACCGTTACACCTCCTGGGGAACAGTGTGTGATGATGGCTGGGACTTAAAAGATGCTGAGGTGGTCTGTAGAGAGCTGAACTGTGGGATAGCACTGGAGGCTCTTGGGTCTGCTTACTTTGGTCAAGGTACAGGGACTATCATGCTTGATGATGTGGACTGTTCAGGAAGTGAAACTTCTCTAAATGATTGTCGTCACAGAGGACTTAGGACACACGACTGTAGCCATAGTGAAGACGCTGGTGTGGTCTGTTCAG aaacccCCCCTGAGCCCACCATCTCCTTGTACAGTAATGAGGTCACCTGGGGTCAGGACGTCAGAATCAATTGCTCAGTCTCAGATAAGTTCTCAGGTGGAACTTTTATCCTCCAGAAGACTTCAGGCTCATTCAGTCAGACTAAACCATCCTCTACAAGCTCTGTTACATTCAATCTTCAAAATGTGAACTTTGATCATGATGGACTGTACCAGTGTCAGTACATGAAAATAAGTCGAAGGTTCAGCTCTTCCCCTGTCAGACTCActg TGAGACTGCAGACACCCAGCATCTCCCTGACCTCTCCTGGTGCAGGTCTGGTCTGGGGTCCTGAAGGTGCAGAGATCACCAGGGGTTACAGTTTTGTCTTCACCTGCTCCATTAACTCCAGTTTTTCCAGTGGACGTTTCATCCTCATCTTCTCTGACTCCAACATCCCAGACAGCAAGCCAGCAGTCAACAACGCAGCCTCCTTTAGTTTCCCTGTAGCTGAGTATGAACACCAAGGCAACTACAGCTGTGTGTATGTCACAGTGTCCACACGGACATTGAGTTCTACTGCAACAGCACCCATTACTGTCATCATTAAAT TTCCTTGGATGCGGCTGGTCTTGTCTGCAGTTACTGTGGTCCTGTTGCTCCTGCTGGTCTTGTTGGTGGTCTTCCTGGTGCTCAGGAGAAGGAGGCAAACACAGCTGGGCTACGTCCACAACAGAA TGACTCTAACAATctgtgatgaagatgatgacgTCAGTGACAAAAGATATGGATTCTGA
- the LOC106676706 gene encoding immunoglobulin superfamily member 1: MKTSRRFSSSPVRLSVTVRFPKPRISIYPVGEVTWGQTVEITCSVSTQVLGGSFTLSQIQGSFRRSQTSNTNSATFKIPNVDFDNEGSYQCQYKKRGSSREFSSPLSDSVRLSVTVRLQTPSISLTSPGAGLVWGPEGAEITKGYSFVFTCSINSTFSSGRFFLIFSDSNITDSKPAVNNSASFSFPVAEYEHQGNYSCVYEVTESTRTLSSTATAPITVIIKFPRMLLVSSVVPVVLLLLLVLLVVLLVLRRRRQTQQAHIHTTVTLKTCNEEDDVSDEERIYMNVETLNTYRNFTKQTGRAKREEIYEKERKMEADEEQSSGDENDHVYVTQMFAEQTVDLYEEQEDIYQNI; this comes from the exons ATGAAAACAAGTAGAAGGTTCAGCTCTTCCCCTGTCAGACTCTCTGTTACTG TGAGGTTTCCAAAACCTCGTATCTCCATTTACCCTGTTGGTGAGGTGACCTGGGGTCAGACTGTTGAAATCacatgttcagtctcaactcaGGTTTTAGGTGGATCGTTCACTCTGAGTCAAATTCAGGGTTCATTCAGGAGGAGCCAAACCTCCAACACAAACTCTGCTACCTTCAAAATTCCTAACGTGGACTTTGATAACGAGGGATCTTACCAGTGTCAGTATAAGAAAAGAGGCTCAAGTCGTGAATTCAGCTCCCCATTAAGTGATTCTGTCAGACTCTCTGTTACtg TGAGACTGCAGACACCCAGCATCTCCCTGACCTCTCCTGGTGCAGGTCTGGTCTGGGGTCCTGAAGGTGCAGAGATCACCAAGGGTTACAGTTTTGTCTTCACCTGCTCCATTAACTCGACATTTTCCAGTGGACGGTTCTTTCTCATCTTCTCTGACTCCAACATCACAGACAGCAAGCCAGCAGTCAACAACTCAGCCTCCTTTAGTTTCCCTGTAGCTGAGTATGAACACCAAGGCAACTACAGCTGTGTGTATGAAGTCACAGAGTCCACACGGACATTGAGTTCTACTGCAACAGCACCCATTACTGTCATCATTAAAT TTCCTCGGATGCTGCTGGTCTCGTCTGTAGTTCCTGTGGTCCTGTTGCTCCTGCTGGTCTTGTTGGTGGTCTTACTGGTGCTCAGGAGAAGGAGGCAAACACAGCAGGCCCACATCCACACCACAG tgACTCTAAAAACCTGTAATGAAGAAGATGACGTCAGTGACGAGGAGAGGATCTATATGAATGTTGAGACACTGAACACCTACAGGAATTTtaccaaacaaacaggaagagcGAAGAGAGAGGAAATAtatgagaaagagagaaaaatggaAGCAGACGAAGAACAAAGCAGCGGTGATGAAAATGATCATGTATATGTAACACAGATGTTTGCTGAACAAACTGTCGACCTTTATGAAGAACAAGAGGACATTTATcaaaacatttag